In one window of Erinaceus europaeus chromosome 17, mEriEur2.1, whole genome shotgun sequence DNA:
- the OMP gene encoding olfactory marker protein: MAEDGPQKPQLTMPLVLDEDLTKQMRLRVESLKQRGEKRQDGEKLLRPAEFVYRLDFVQQQRLQFERWDVMLDKPGKVTITGTSQNWTPDLTNLMTRQLLDPAAIFWRKEDSDAVDWNEADAQEFGERLSELAKIRKVMFFLLTFGEGMEPANVKAAVVFNQL, encoded by the coding sequence ATGGCGGAGGACGGGCCGCAGAAGCCGCAGCTGACCATGCCGCTGGTGCTGGACGAGGACCTGACCAAGCAGATGCGGCTGCGGGTGGAGAGCCTGAAGCAGCGTGGTGAGAAGCGGCAGGATGGTGAGAAGCTGCTGCGGCCGGCCGAGTTCGTGTACCGCCTGGACTTCGTGCAACAGCAGCGGCTGCAGTTCGAGCGCTGGGACGTGATGCTTGACAAGCCAGGCAAGGTCACCATCACTGGCACCTCACAAAACTGGACACCCGACCTCACCAACCTCATGACCCGCCAGCTGCTGGACCCTGCGGCTATCTTCTGGCGTAAGGAGGACTCGGATGCTGTGGATTGGAATGAAGCCGATGCCCAGGAGTTTGGGGAGCGCCTGTCTGAGCTGGCCAAGATCCGCAAGGTCATGTTCTTCCTGCTCACCTTTGGGGAGGGCATGGAGCCAGCCAACGTCAAGGCCGCCGTGGTCTTCAACCAGCTCTGA